The sequence CGCTGTACACATTGGAGAAACAAAGGTCTCTCCCGTGCGGCTCTGTGTATTTTCATCAAAAGGTAAAATAAGCCGTGGCGGCGAATAGGTATTAGTAATTGCCGCTTCTACATGGCCATCTTCATAAATATGCGCTTCTAAATAACGGGCATCGGCAGGCGGTGGTGTGGTAATCAGGGCTTCGGCCTCTTTCCAAAAACGACGTATTGAATAAAAAACCTCTCCCGTCGAAGTGATTGATTTATATTTACACGAATCCCCTGTCCACTTCACTTTTACCTTAATCGGCAAGCGGCTATTCGTCCACCAGCTCCCACAGCAAACACTTCCCCCTCCCCCTGATGTAGAGGTACTAAGGAAAAGATTCCCCCCTCCCTGGCCATTAATTGAATAACTATCGATATAGCGATTGGTATAGTTATATCCGTGCAAGGTCAGCGAAACCCTTTCTGAGGCATAGCTACTGCAGCCAGCAAGAATTAGCCCAAGCAGGCTTAGGCAATATTTAATATTATTCATCACGTCCCTTATTCATTATTTTTAATGATGATATTTACGATATGGAAAAGCTTATTT comes from Iodobacter ciconiae and encodes:
- a CDS encoding DUF3304 domain-containing protein; translated protein: MNNIKYCLSLLGLILAGCSSYASERVSLTLHGYNYTNRYIDSYSINGQGGGNLFLSTSTSGGGGSVCCGSWWTNSRLPIKVKVKWTGDSCKYKSITSTGEVFYSIRRFWKEAEALITTPPPADARYLEAHIYEDGHVEAAITNTYSPPRLILPFDENTQSRTGETFVSPMCTAAQLIDPNAYPELTDRQLKENGVTP